In Diaphorobacter ruginosibacter, the genomic stretch CGATGCCGCTGAAAAGGCGGAGAAGGCGGAAAAGGCCAAGCTGCCCAAGGGGAATGCGAATGGCAAGTAAACGCTCCCCCAAATTGGATTTCTCGCAGTTTCAGACGACTCTGCAGAGGCAGTTCTCGAACCTGGATCCCAAGGATCCATCGCTTTGGCCCGTACTGCCCAAGTTGCTTCTGTGCATCATGATTGCCGTGGTGGTGATCGGTATTGGTTGGTATATGTGGCTTCAGGATGCCGAGGATCAGCTCAAGGCAGAGCAAGCCACGGAGTTGACGCTGCGCGAGGACTACACCAAGAAGCTGACGAAGGCGATCAGTCTTGAAGCATTGAAGAAGCAGCGTGAGCAGGTGCAGCAATATGTGACGCAGCTTGAAAAGCAACTGCCGAGCAAGGCTGAAATGTCGGCGTTGCTATCGGATATCAACCAAGCCGGTTTGGGCCGCAGCCTGCAGTTCGAGACATTCCGGCCGGGACAGGTGGTTCTCAAGGACTACTACGCTGAATTGCCTATCGCGGTTCGAGTGACCGGCAACTACCCGGACATTGGTGCATTTGCTTCCGATATTGCCAATCTTTCTCGCATCGTGACACTCAACAATCTGTCGCTCAGCCCTGTCGGCAAGGAGGCGGGAACGCTGGCCATGGAAGCCACGGCCAAGACCTTCCGTTATCTCGACCAAGAGGAAATCCTCGAGCAAAAGAAGGCTGCGGATGCTGCGAGGAAGAAGAAATGAAGCACTCAACCCTCTTGATATTGATTGCTTTGAACTCTGTGCTTTTGTCAGGGTGCGCGTCAGACGACGAA encodes the following:
- a CDS encoding type 4a pilus biogenesis protein PilO, producing the protein MASKRSPKLDFSQFQTTLQRQFSNLDPKDPSLWPVLPKLLLCIMIAVVVIGIGWYMWLQDAEDQLKAEQATELTLREDYTKKLTKAISLEALKKQREQVQQYVTQLEKQLPSKAEMSALLSDINQAGLGRSLQFETFRPGQVVLKDYYAELPIAVRVTGNYPDIGAFASDIANLSRIVTLNNLSLSPVGKEAGTLAMEATAKTFRYLDQEEILEQKKAADAARKKK